The following proteins are encoded in a genomic region of Phycisphaerales bacterium AB-hyl4:
- a CDS encoding UTP--glucose-1-phosphate uridylyltransferase — MPTTTLTERYAAAKQSLEAVDQAHVLQYFDELTDDQQDRLLAQIESVDWPEVHRLIESHVRHKPEFKLPDNVEPAPWYPNTPPADLEARYRDARAVGEQLIRDGKVAAFVVAGGQGTRLGWDGPKGTFPATPIRKLPLFACFAEYIRKTQSKFGSTVPFYVMTSPINDADTRAFFKDNNYFGLDPANVMIFPQGMMPAIDRETGKVLLADRDELALSPNGHGGSLKALYSSGAIADMQKRGIEHISYIQVDNPIVKVIDPLFLGLHAQDEAQMSSKMLPKAYAKEKLGNFCLVDGKMTVIEYSDLPDALAEARQPDGELRFRAGSIALHAMRVDFVESLNKGGDTVGFNLPFHRAEKKVAYLDSATGQAVTPDQPNAVKLETFVFDALPMCDTSILYETDRIEEFAPIKNAEGVDSPASSYEIQIERAARWLEAQGVTVPRRDDKPDATLEISQLTAIEASDLKDVKLPEKISPKSELLL, encoded by the coding sequence ATGCCTACCACCACGCTCACCGAACGTTACGCCGCCGCGAAACAATCTCTCGAAGCCGTCGACCAGGCCCACGTGCTGCAATACTTCGACGAACTCACCGACGACCAGCAGGACAGACTGCTCGCTCAGATCGAAAGCGTCGACTGGCCGGAAGTGCATCGGCTGATCGAATCTCACGTCCGCCACAAGCCCGAGTTTAAGCTGCCGGACAACGTCGAGCCCGCGCCGTGGTATCCCAACACGCCGCCCGCCGACCTCGAAGCGCGTTACCGTGACGCCCGCGCCGTTGGTGAGCAGCTCATCCGTGACGGCAAGGTGGCCGCCTTCGTCGTCGCTGGCGGCCAGGGCACGCGTCTCGGCTGGGATGGGCCCAAAGGCACGTTTCCGGCGACCCCCATCCGCAAGCTGCCGCTGTTCGCCTGCTTCGCCGAGTACATCCGCAAGACGCAGTCCAAGTTCGGCTCGACCGTGCCGTTCTATGTCATGACCAGCCCGATCAACGACGCGGACACACGTGCGTTTTTCAAAGACAACAACTACTTCGGCCTCGACCCGGCCAACGTCATGATCTTCCCCCAGGGCATGATGCCCGCGATCGATCGCGAGACCGGCAAGGTTCTTCTCGCCGACCGCGACGAGCTTGCCCTTTCGCCCAATGGCCACGGCGGATCGCTTAAAGCCCTCTACAGCAGCGGCGCGATCGCCGACATGCAAAAGCGCGGCATCGAACACATCAGCTACATCCAGGTCGACAACCCGATCGTCAAGGTCATCGACCCGCTGTTCCTCGGCCTGCACGCGCAGGACGAAGCGCAGATGTCCAGCAAAATGCTCCCCAAAGCCTACGCTAAGGAAAAGCTGGGCAACTTCTGCCTCGTCGACGGCAAGATGACCGTCATCGAATATTCCGACCTGCCCGACGCGCTCGCCGAGGCCCGTCAGCCAGATGGCGAGTTGCGGTTCCGCGCCGGGTCGATCGCGCTGCACGCGATGCGCGTCGACTTCGTCGAATCACTGAACAAGGGCGGCGACACCGTGGGCTTCAACTTGCCCTTCCATCGCGCGGAAAAGAAAGTGGCTTACCTCGACAGCGCCACCGGCCAGGCCGTGACGCCCGATCAGCCAAACGCGGTGAAGCTGGAGACGTTCGTGTTCGATGCGCTGCCGATGTGCGATACCTCGATCCTCTACGAGACCGACCGCATCGAGGAGTTCGCACCGATCAAAAATGCCGAGGGCGTCGACAGCCCCGCCAGCAGTTACGAAATTCAGATCGAGCGGGCCGCCCGCTGGCTGGAAGCGCAGGGCGTGACCGTGCCGCGCCGCGACGACAAGCCCGACGCCACGCTCGAAATTTCGCAACTCACCGCGATCGAAGCCAGCGATCTCAAGGACGTCAAACTGCCCGAGAAGATTTCGCCGAAAAGCGAGTTGTTGTTGTAA
- the thpR gene encoding RNA 2',3'-cyclic phosphodiesterase, with the protein MATLRLFIAVPCTPSPGLRQVLAVLNEHRPALKPVSAEQLHVTLRFLGEQPESHVPAIARAMQQAVADAAVSKVTLPFHGLMALPPGGRRPPRTLCVGFKDAEPLQALSAALDHRLARLDPPIPAPGRPFRAHLTLARVKSPPRRGDDGATRVRDLLAQHASTNLGQLTVETVQLIASQLTPQGPVHRVLDAAPLPSSLDC; encoded by the coding sequence ATGGCCACGTTGCGTCTGTTCATCGCCGTGCCGTGCACGCCGTCGCCGGGATTGCGACAGGTGCTCGCTGTGCTGAATGAACATCGGCCGGCGCTGAAGCCAGTGTCGGCCGAGCAGTTGCACGTTACGCTGCGGTTTCTCGGTGAGCAGCCCGAGTCGCACGTACCAGCGATCGCCCGAGCGATGCAGCAGGCCGTGGCCGACGCGGCGGTGTCGAAGGTGACATTGCCGTTTCATGGCCTGATGGCGTTGCCGCCGGGCGGACGTCGCCCGCCGCGTACGTTGTGTGTCGGCTTCAAAGACGCCGAGCCGCTGCAAGCGCTCAGCGCCGCGCTTGATCACCGACTGGCCCGACTCGATCCGCCGATCCCCGCACCAGGCCGGCCGTTCCGCGCACACCTCACACTGGCTCGCGTCAAGTCGCCGCCACGCCGGGGCGACGATGGGGCAACACGCGTTCGTGACCTGCTCGCGCAACATGCATCGACCAACCTCGGCCAGCTTACCGTGGAAACCGTGCAACTGATCGCCAGCCAACTCACACCGCAAGGCCCGGTGCATCGCGTGCTCGACGCCGCCCCGCTGCCATCATCGCTCGACTGTTGA
- a CDS encoding sugar MFS transporter, whose product MPRLRLAPLDYAAAMGFLAYSSSAVVTPIALLILARELSFGLAAGGLLEVMRAVLILAVMLTSAFAAARWGKANVLGVGSLVLGCGLMLYAISPTYGTILLAMGLVGVGGGFVEALTNPLVQELHPNDSGRYLNFANGFWSIGVLVTVLIGGELLTQGVSWRFVVAGVGAMSIVAGLLYLSLRRGGVVVADVTSRHVLGHKRDILLARKFWLFAVAMFLAGGVEGGFTFWIASYLQLHYDALPRAGGIGTACFAAGMIVGRIGGGWWAHQHRLRPLLIGSAAAALVMSLLVPMAPNLGTAYVMLAFAGLTIACFWPSIQSYAVDRMSVDMTSLFILLSCAGIPGFAFTAWLMGIVGDHAGLHASFLILPGMVVLLLVTLLVDGKPGNERPSSTVER is encoded by the coding sequence ATGCCACGTTTGCGACTGGCACCGCTGGACTACGCCGCGGCGATGGGCTTTCTTGCTTATTCGTCCAGCGCGGTGGTGACGCCGATTGCGCTGTTGATCCTCGCCCGCGAACTGTCATTCGGACTCGCGGCGGGCGGGTTGCTGGAGGTCATGCGTGCGGTGCTGATCCTGGCGGTCATGCTCACGTCCGCCTTTGCCGCGGCGCGGTGGGGCAAGGCCAACGTGCTGGGCGTAGGCTCGCTGGTGCTCGGCTGCGGGCTGATGCTGTACGCCATCTCGCCGACGTACGGCACGATCCTGCTGGCCATGGGGCTGGTCGGCGTGGGCGGCGGCTTCGTCGAAGCGCTCACCAACCCGCTCGTGCAGGAGCTGCATCCAAACGACTCTGGTCGCTACCTGAACTTCGCCAATGGATTCTGGTCCATCGGCGTGCTGGTGACCGTTTTGATCGGCGGCGAGTTGCTGACGCAAGGCGTGTCGTGGCGATTTGTCGTCGCGGGCGTGGGGGCGATGAGCATTGTGGCGGGGTTGCTTTACCTGTCCCTTCGGCGCGGCGGGGTCGTGGTGGCGGACGTGACCAGCCGACATGTGCTCGGCCATAAGCGCGACATTCTGCTGGCGCGCAAGTTCTGGCTGTTCGCGGTGGCGATGTTCCTGGCCGGCGGCGTGGAGGGCGGGTTCACCTTCTGGATCGCCAGCTATCTTCAGTTGCATTACGACGCATTGCCACGCGCGGGGGGCATTGGTACGGCCTGCTTCGCGGCGGGCATGATCGTCGGACGCATCGGCGGCGGATGGTGGGCGCATCAACATCGCTTGCGGCCGCTGCTGATCGGCTCGGCGGCGGCGGCGCTGGTGATGAGTCTGCTCGTGCCGATGGCGCCGAACCTGGGCACGGCTTACGTCATGCTCGCGTTCGCCGGGCTTACGATCGCCTGCTTCTGGCCGAGCATTCAGTCTTATGCGGTGGACCGCATGTCGGTGGATATGACGTCGCTGTTCATCCTGCTTTCGTGCGCGGGCATCCCCGGCTTCGCGTTCACCGCCTGGCTGATGGGCATCGTGGGCGATCATGCCGGCCTGCACGCGAGCTTCCTCATCCTGCCCGGCATGGTCGTGCTGCTGCTGGTGACGTTGCTGGTCGACGGCAAGCCTGGCAATGAACGGCCGTCGTCAACAGTCGAGCGATGA
- the bshB1 gene encoding bacillithiol biosynthesis deacetylase BshB1, giving the protein MANILVVGPHPDDQELGMGGTILRLAQQGHDVLLLDMTNGEPTPFGSPEQREKEWTAAAKILGNVKRRLLGLKNREVEHSLQARHLVAGVMREHQAEVVFLPYYEDAHPDHIATTRIVEDARFDAKLTKTDLPGEPIYPRWLIYYYCTHLRHVANPSFCMDITEQMDEKERAVKAYESQFVTPEKNRRVVEWLRQMNGYMGSRIGTEYAEPFFTREPLGLTGLDGVVM; this is encoded by the coding sequence ATGGCAAACATACTCGTCGTCGGTCCACATCCGGACGATCAGGAACTCGGCATGGGGGGCACGATTCTTCGCCTCGCGCAGCAGGGGCATGATGTGCTGTTGCTGGACATGACCAACGGCGAGCCGACGCCGTTTGGCTCGCCGGAGCAGCGTGAGAAGGAATGGACCGCCGCGGCGAAGATCCTCGGCAACGTCAAGCGGCGACTGCTTGGCCTGAAGAATCGCGAGGTGGAACATTCGTTGCAGGCTCGGCATCTTGTCGCGGGCGTGATGCGCGAGCATCAGGCGGAGGTGGTGTTCCTGCCATATTACGAAGACGCGCACCCGGATCACATCGCGACGACGCGCATCGTGGAAGATGCGCGGTTCGATGCGAAGCTGACAAAGACGGACCTGCCCGGCGAGCCGATCTACCCGCGCTGGCTGATCTATTACTACTGCACGCATCTGCGTCATGTGGCGAACCCGAGCTTCTGCATGGACATTACCGAGCAGATGGATGAGAAGGAACGCGCGGTGAAGGCGTATGAGAGTCAGTTCGTGACGCCGGAGAAGAATCGGCGGGTGGTCGAATGGCTGCGTCAGATGAACGGCTACATGGGCAGCCGAATCGGGACGGAATACGCCGAGCCGTTTTTCACGCGCGAGCCGTTGGGGTTGACGGGGCTTGATGGTGTGGTGATGTAG
- a CDS encoding glycosyltransferase family 4 protein, with translation MKILHIITRLILGGAQQNTVMSCAAQVAAGHEVTLAYGPIYGPEGSLLEQARASGAQLVEVSSMHRSIRPMDDVRCYFALRRLIRELRPDVVHTHSSKAGIVGRAAAWAEGASGGVPAVIHTVHGLPFHDHQPRWVHRMYVALERYAAKRCHHLIAITSAMVDAFTAKGIAGPERFTVIPSGVELSRFERDRSHGAAVRDELGVPHDVPVLGIVARLDPLKGHDDLLAIMPTLLERLPTLRLLLIGDGFHRSQIEAQLADKPWREQVMLTGLVPHDRVGHLLTAVDVKALPSYQEGQSRTLIEALLCGCGIVAYNVGGMPSICVDGETGKLVEPGDRAALAEAIAWMFEHPDERAKLIAKGQSHVREQFDARRMVAMIEQVYERQLQSTDSNSGVAD, from the coding sequence ATGAAGATTCTTCACATCATCACGCGGCTGATCCTCGGCGGGGCGCAGCAGAACACGGTGATGAGCTGCGCAGCGCAGGTGGCGGCGGGGCATGAGGTGACGTTGGCGTATGGGCCGATCTACGGGCCCGAGGGGTCGCTGCTTGAGCAGGCGCGGGCGAGCGGAGCGCAGTTGGTCGAGGTGTCGAGCATGCATCGCTCGATTCGGCCGATGGATGATGTGCGGTGTTACTTTGCGTTGCGTCGGCTGATTCGTGAGTTGCGGCCGGATGTGGTCCATACGCATTCGAGCAAGGCGGGCATCGTCGGCCGAGCGGCGGCGTGGGCGGAGGGCGCTTCCGGGGGTGTGCCGGCGGTGATTCATACGGTGCACGGCCTGCCGTTTCACGACCACCAACCCCGCTGGGTGCATCGTATGTATGTCGCGCTGGAGCGATACGCGGCGAAGCGTTGCCATCACCTGATCGCGATTACGTCGGCGATGGTGGATGCGTTCACCGCCAAGGGCATTGCCGGGCCGGAGCGTTTTACGGTGATCCCGTCGGGCGTTGAGCTGTCGCGTTTTGAGCGCGACCGTTCGCATGGCGCGGCAGTGCGGGATGAGCTTGGCGTTCCGCATGATGTGCCGGTGCTGGGCATCGTCGCCCGGCTGGACCCGCTGAAGGGGCATGACGATCTGCTGGCGATCATGCCCACATTGCTTGAGCGGCTGCCGACGTTGCGGTTGTTGTTGATTGGCGATGGTTTTCATCGCTCGCAGATCGAAGCACAGCTTGCGGACAAGCCGTGGCGGGAGCAGGTGATGCTCACGGGGCTCGTGCCGCATGACCGGGTGGGGCATCTGCTCACCGCGGTGGATGTGAAGGCGTTGCCCAGCTACCAGGAGGGGCAGAGTCGGACGTTGATTGAGGCGCTGCTTTGTGGCTGCGGGATTGTGGCGTACAACGTGGGGGGGATGCCGTCGATTTGTGTGGATGGCGAAACGGGTAAACTCGTTGAGCCGGGCGATCGCGCGGCGTTGGCCGAGGCGATCGCGTGGATGTTCGAGCATCCCGATGAGCGAGCGAAGCTGATCGCGAAAGGGCAATCGCATGTGCGCGAGCAGTTCGACGCTCGGCGAATGGTGGCGATGATCGAGCAGGTATACGAGCGGCAGTTGCAATCAACCGACTCCAACAGCGGCGTGGCCGACTAA
- the truA gene encoding tRNA pseudouridine(38-40) synthase TruA, which produces MCITQRYKLTIAYDGTNFHGWQKQHPPGVDVPLRTVQQVVEDTLREVLHQPIRLMGASRTDAGVHARGQVAQFDAACPIPLERMALAFNSRLPADVDVRSCEVVPATFDCIGDCTSKQYRYRIWNSAGRPLERRHFVWHCWTPLDLDRMNDAARRLVGMHDVAGFAAAKHGRLSTVRTIHACEVVRDCAADSPEVHVVISGDGFLYNMVRIVAGTLVEVGRGLFEPERIDEILRKADRRLAGPTLPPEGLWLEWIRF; this is translated from the coding sequence GTGTGCATCACTCAACGTTACAAACTCACCATCGCCTACGACGGCACGAACTTCCACGGCTGGCAGAAGCAGCATCCGCCGGGTGTTGATGTGCCGTTGCGGACGGTGCAGCAGGTGGTGGAGGACACGTTGCGGGAAGTGTTGCATCAGCCGATCCGGTTGATGGGCGCCAGCCGGACGGATGCGGGGGTGCACGCGCGGGGGCAGGTGGCGCAGTTTGATGCGGCGTGTCCGATTCCGTTGGAGCGGATGGCGTTGGCGTTTAACAGTCGACTGCCCGCCGATGTGGATGTGCGAAGCTGTGAGGTTGTGCCCGCGACGTTTGATTGCATCGGCGACTGCACGAGCAAGCAGTATCGGTATCGCATCTGGAACTCGGCGGGTCGGCCGTTGGAGCGGCGACATTTCGTGTGGCATTGCTGGACACCGTTGGATCTTGATCGCATGAACGACGCGGCGCGTCGGCTGGTGGGGATGCACGACGTGGCAGGGTTCGCAGCCGCGAAGCATGGCCGACTGTCGACGGTGCGGACGATCCATGCTTGCGAGGTGGTGCGCGATTGCGCCGCTGACAGTCCGGAGGTGCATGTGGTGATCTCCGGCGACGGGTTTCTCTATAACATGGTGCGTATCGTCGCGGGCACGCTGGTCGAAGTCGGCCGAGGCTTGTTCGAGCCGGAGCGGATTGATGAAATCCTGCGAAAGGCGGACCGCCGCCTTGCCGGGCCAACGCTACCCCCGGAGGGGTTGTGGCTGGAGTGGATTCGGTTTTGA
- a CDS encoding DUF6868 family protein produces the protein MDIEVVRHVLIWSFVINVGILMLWFGIFWGAREWLYGMHGRWFRLSPERFDFAHYLGMSIYKVGNILFNFVPWIALHIVA, from the coding sequence ATGGATATTGAAGTCGTGCGTCATGTACTCATCTGGAGTTTCGTTATCAACGTTGGCATCCTGATGCTCTGGTTTGGCATTTTCTGGGGCGCTCGCGAGTGGTTATATGGGATGCACGGCCGATGGTTCCGGCTTTCGCCGGAGCGGTTCGACTTTGCGCACTACTTGGGTATGTCGATCTACAAAGTGGGCAATATTCTGTTCAATTTTGTTCCGTGGATTGCGCTGCATATCGTCGCCTAG
- a CDS encoding VOC family protein, whose translation MEPRISLVTLGVEDLERSLRFYRDGLGFATTWTPDKGVIFFQTQGTRLALYPFDDLVKDVGDEFRPERPPFSGITLAHNVREKDDVARLLAEAEAAGGRIVKPAQDAFWGGHSGYFADPDGYLWEVAWGAFEFNEDGSLQIP comes from the coding sequence ATGGAACCGCGCATCAGTCTGGTGACGCTCGGTGTGGAGGATCTCGAACGGTCGCTGCGTTTTTATCGCGATGGCTTGGGGTTTGCGACGACGTGGACGCCGGACAAGGGCGTGATCTTTTTTCAGACGCAGGGGACGCGGTTGGCGTTGTACCCGTTTGATGATCTGGTGAAGGATGTGGGCGATGAGTTTCGCCCGGAGCGGCCGCCGTTTTCAGGCATCACGCTGGCGCACAACGTTCGGGAGAAGGATGACGTAGCTCGATTGCTTGCCGAGGCGGAGGCGGCGGGGGGTCGCATTGTGAAGCCGGCGCAGGACGCGTTCTGGGGCGGGCATAGCGGGTATTTTGCCGACCCAGATGGTTATTTGTGGGAAGTGGCGTGGGGGGCGTTTGAGTTTAATGAGGATGGGAGTTTGCAGATTCCGTGA